One Mercurialis annua linkage group LG3, ddMerAnnu1.2, whole genome shotgun sequence DNA window includes the following coding sequences:
- the LOC126674697 gene encoding uncharacterized protein LOC126674697: MGGVTSSMAAKFAFFPPSPPSYKLITDEATELLLLDHFPHRENVDVLRLPTRKGSEIVAVYVRYPMATSTLLYSHGNAADIGQMYELFIELSVHLRVNLMGYDYSGYGQSTGKPSEHNTYSDIEAAYKCLEESYNTKQENIILYGQSVGSGPTLDLAARLPRLRAVVLHSPILSGLRVMYPVKRTYWFDIYKNIDKIPLVKCPVLIIHGTSDEVVDCSHGKQLWELCREKYEPLWVKGGNHCDLELYPEYLKHLKKFISTVQKPPSRRNMSRRSTDGNEQPRRSTDCFEAPRRSTDRREKPRRSTDERTDKLKFHEYKFTHIEKLDKLRIPFDQMERSRRSVEYHDKSRRSVDVQLEKGRKSVDWVDRIRS, encoded by the exons ATGGGAGGGGTGACTTCTTCTATGGCAGCTAAGTTTGCCTTCTTCCCACCAAGTCCTCCGTCTTACAAGCTAATTACTGATGAAGCTACTGAACTTTTGCTTCTTGACCACTTTCCTCACCGGGAAAATGTCGACGTGTTGCGGTTGCCGACTCGGAAAGGAAGTGAGATCGTTGCTGTTTATGTTAGATACCCTATGGCTACTTCTACTTTGCTTTATTCTCATGGTAATGCTGCTGATATTGGCCAGATGTATGAGCTTTTCATCGAATTGAGTGTTCATCTTCGTGTTAATCTTATGGG GTATGACTACTCTGGCTATGGACAATCAACAGGAAAG CCCAGTGAGCACAATACTTATTCCGATATCGAAGCTGCTTATAAGTGTCTTGAAGAGAGCTATAATACAAAACAGGAGAATATCATCCTTTATGGCCAATCCGTTGGTAGTGGTCCTACTTTGGATCTTGCTGCACGTTTGCCGCGTTTAAGAGCTGTGGTCCTGCATAGTCCTATACTTTCAGGACTAAGGGTCATGTATCCTGTGAAGCGCACGTACTGGTTCGATATCTATAAG AACATAGACAAGATTCCATTGGTGAAGTGTCCTGTGCTAATAATCCAT GGAACTTCTGATGAAGTAGTCGACTGTTCTCATGGCAAGCAGCTTTGGGAACTGTGTCGGGAGAAATACGAGCCACTGTGGGTCAAAGGAGGAAATCACTGTGATCTAGAGCTGTATCCTGAGTATCTTAAGCATCTAAAGAAGTTCATATCAACGGTTCAGAAACCACCTTCACGAAGAAATATGTCTAGAAGAAGTACAGATGGGAATGAACAGCCTAGAAGGAGTACAGATTGTTTTGAAGCTCCAAGAAGGAGTACAGATCGGAGGGAGAAGCCGAGAAGAAGTACTGATGAGAGAACCGATAAACTAAAGTTTCACGAATACAAGTTTACTCATATTGAGAAATTAGATAAGCTACGGATTCCCTTTGACCAAATGGAGAGGTCAAGGAGAAGTGTTGAATATCACGATAAATCAAGACGGAGTGTCGATGTACAGCTAGAAAAAGGGCGGAAGAGCGTCGACTGGGTGGATAGAATTCGTTCCTGA
- the LOC126672921 gene encoding uncharacterized protein LOC126672921: protein MSNLTKLEFTALDVSGKNYLSWILHAKIHLQASGHEDTIKEGNNASTQDRAKAMIFLRHHLDEGLKNEYLSEDNPLVLWNSLKERFDHQKTVILPKARYDWMHLRLQDFKSVSEYNSAIFRISSKLKLCGETITDEDLLEKTFSTFHASNVVLQQQYREKGYKKYSEMISCLLVAEQNNELLMKNHAARTTGSAPFPEVNASAYRSPRGRGRGRGRGHGYGRGGNNYNHVGYNNSFKHKNHHQKWDKKEEKQENRNSGQYKHQVKNVDSKCYRCGMTGHWSRTCRTPKHLVELYQASLKENGKNIETNFVADDDFDHSLMHNDSIDMTHLDVSDFLENNNNEN from the coding sequence ATGTCAAACCTTACAAAGCTTGAATTTACGGCACTTGATGTATCTGGAAAAAATTATCTGTCATGGATACTACATGCAAAAATACATCTGCAAGCCTCTGGTCATGAGGACACTATTAAAGAGGGAAATAATGCCTCTACTCAAGATCGTGCAAAAGCAATGATCTTCCTTCGCCATCATCTTGATGAaggattaaaaaatgaatatctcAGTGAAGATAATCCACTTGTTCTCTGGAATAGTTTAAAAGAACGCTTCGACCATCAGAAGACTGTAATTCTTCCAAAAGCTCGTTATGACTGGATGCATTTAAGATTGCAGGATTTTAAAAGTGTTAGTGAATACAATTCTGCAATATTCCGAATTAGCTCAAAGCTAAAATTGTGTGGAGAAACAATTACTGATGaagatttattagaaaaaacatTCTCCACTTTTCATGCATCTAATGTGGTACTCCAGCAGCAGTATCGTGAGAAAGGGTATAAGAAATATTCAGAGATGATTTCTTGCCTTCTAGTGGCTGAGCAGAATAACGAGCTGTTAATGAAAAATCATGCGGCACGAACCACTGGTTCTGCTCCATTTCCTGAAGTAAATGCGAGCGCATATAGATCTCCTCGTGGTCGTGGTCGTGGGCGTGGTCGTGGTCATGGTTATGGTCGAGGTGGAAATAATTACAACCATGTCGGTTATAATAACTCCTTTAAGCATAAGAATCACCACCAGAAGTGGGATAAGAAGGAGGAGAAACAAGAAAACAGGAACAGTGGACAATACAAACATCAAGTGAAAAATGTCGATAGTAAATGTTATCGATGTGGCATGACTGGGCATTGGTCGCGTACCTGTCGTACGCCCAAACATCTTGTTGAGCTTTACCAAGCTTCCCTCAAAGAAAATGGAAAGAATATAGAAACAAATTTTGTTGCTGATGATGATTTTGACCACAGTCTAATGCATAATGACTCTATAGACATGACACATTTAGATGTTTCTGATTTTCTTGAGAACAATAATAATGAAAACTAA